DNA sequence from the Blastomonas fulva genome:
GTGCCCCTCGGCATGGACCGGGCCTGCGCGCACCGGCGCGGTGAAGTGCAGGTTGAAGGCAGTGGTGAGCAGGAAGCGGTCGGTGACCAGCGCGTTGCACGCATAAAAGGCCGCATCGTCGAGCATCTTGAAATAGAGCGTGCCGTGCGCAGCGCTGGCGGCGTGGAAATGCTCGGGCGTCACGTCGAAGTCGATCCGCGCGCGACCCTGGCCGGTAATGCTCAGCCGGGAAGGGAACAACCGGTTGATCGCCGCGGCCGCATAAAGCCGCTCGAGCGCGCGATAATGCGCCTCGGCCCCGGTCCCGGGCGCCGCTTCAGGCAG
Encoded proteins:
- a CDS encoding PaaI family thioesterase, giving the protein MTLPEAAPGTGAEAHYRALERLYAAAAINRLFPSRLSITGQGRARIDFDVTPEHFHAASAAHGTLYFKMLDDAAFYACNALVTDRFLLTTAFNLHFTAPVRAGPVHAEGHWVSGKRRVFVGEARLVDSHGEEIARGTGTFMRSHIGLSGLEGYSLPQQTSSPDASA